CGGGGACGTCTTCCGTCACGTTCACGAAGTCCTGGTAGGCGTCCCGGGGGTCGCGCCCGCCCGCCACCGGGAGCGGCGGGTCCACCACGATCGGTTCCCAGAACGTCGCGTAGGATTCGGGTGCTTGCGGTTCGCGAGTGTCGAGATTCACGAGCTGGCCTCCCAAAGAAGGAGAGTGTGCGCCCGGTTTGGCGATTCGATTAGTAACAGGTGCGAGTGGAACCGAATCGGGAACGAGTCCAAAACTCGAGCGACGGTGAGATGGGGCAATTAGTAAAGCTACCCGATCGCGCCCGCACCGGTCAAGGACATATCCGGCCCGATACACACGGCGCACGATCCCGCGCTGAGTTTCGCTGCGTCACCGAGAGCCATAAGCCAAAACGCGCGGAGCGAACCGGCTCCGCGCGCTAATGTTCCTTAACGGTCCGGGACCGATCAAACTTCTTCCACCGCGCCGCTCCCACCGAGTCGGTGCCAGCCGTCGTTGCGCCACTCGAACACCACTTCGTCCCGCCCGCGCCAAGCCACGCAGTACGAGCCGGAGATGTTCGCCACCGACCAGCCGAGCCGGCGCAGGAGTTCCCAGTTGGGGTTGGTGTGTTCTTTTTGGACGAGCGGAGAGAGCGGTTGCATGGTGTGGACTCCAGAAACTGTCCGCGGCACGGCGCCGGCGAACCGAGCCGTTCAAACTTAGAACGAAAACGGGTCTCGTCCTTGCGGCACCAAAGGAAAGATCCGCGAGTGCGGCTCAACCCGGCCCGGAATTTCGGTATCAGAACCAAAACGCTGCGCCGAACCGAACGCGACACGGGGGCCAAAACTTCCCGCCCAAATACTTACGGGACCGGCGACCGATTCCTTCGTACAGAGCCCAATATCGGCCGGGTCCACGAACCGGGTTGATCCGTTCTTCGCCCCGTGCGCGGTACGGGCGTTTCCGCCCGGGCGCGCATCCGGCGGTTAGCGCAAGAGCGGCGTGTTCGTCAGGATCGCCCCGCCCGTTACGCCCATGAGTGCGGCAGGGGCGGGGAGCTGCGGAGCGGGAACCGCGTTGTTCGGGAAGAACTGTTCCTTCGCGGTCCCCCCCGATGCGGGGGGCGCGTCCTTCTCGCTCTTCCCGCCGAACAATTCGGTCGGGAACGTGGGGAGGGGCTCGCCGGCTAGTTCGGTCCTCTGTCGAATCGTACCGCGCGTGAACGGCCCGGCGCCAAAGAACCAAGTGTCTTTTACCTGGCTCGTCGCTTCAACCGTGCCCGATTGCCACACCGCCCGCCCGGTGATTCGGTTGTAGGCGAACACCCCGATCTTCGCGACGCCCCGCTGATCGTTCTTCTTCGCCAGTGCGATCTCGGGGATGCTCGTGGGCAACCCGGGGACCACCGACGGGAGCGACACGGCCGGCGTGCCGACCATCACGCTGTGCCGGTCCGTGCCGACCGCGCCCGCGTGCAGTTCGACAACGAACACCGCCCGCGTGCGCTCCTCCTGGACCAGCGCGCCGTGCGCGAGCAACTGCTGGCGCACGAGGCTAATGACGTACCCCTTGTCCACCACGTCCTTTTCGAGCGGACTGGTGTCGAGGAACACCGGCTGGCCGCTGAGCGGGGTGAAATCGATCTTCGCAACCGCCAAGTCCACCGCCTGCGAGACGAGGAGCATCTCGGTGGCGGCCCGCGGGCTGTCGGTCATTTTGGTCGTTCCGCACCCGGCGAGCAGGGCGACCAGCAGGAGCCAGGACGCCCGTCGAACGGTGAGGTGTGGCCGCGTCAACGTGTCAATCTCCACAAGGGCAGCGGGGCCGCACTATAACGCCGCACGGGAACTGTTCAAGAGCACAAAGATTGTGCATGCCCGCTCGTTGACACTCGCGGTTCGCCTGAGTTTGTGGCGAACCGCGAGTGTCAACGAGCGGGTGGAGTTACGCACCCACGAGAACGCAACGGCCCTGGGAACGTCCCACCTACGAAAGCTCAGAGGACACGGAGCGGGGGGCGCTTTCTCTGGGACCGCGCCCCGGCCCCGTGTAAACTGTCGGAGCCTGCCACCACCCACTAACCGAGAGCTGCCAATGTCCCACACCAACCGTCGTTCGTTCCTCCGCGCGTCCGCCGCGGGCGGAACGTTCCTCGCGCTCCCCGCGCTCACGTACCGCGCCGCGCTCCTGGCCGACGACAAGCCGAGCGAAACCGTCCGCGTCGCGTGCGTGGGCGTGGGCAACCAGGGCACGGGGAACATGAAGGCGATTCGGAAGAACGTCGTCGCGGTGTGCGACGTGGATAAGGGGCACCTCGCGTCCGCGGCGAAGGAACTGGAGAAGACCAACACGAAGGTCGCAACGTTCGACGATTACCGCAAGATCCTGGAGAGCAAGGACGTCGACGCGGTGCTGTGTACCACGCCGGACCACTGGCACGCGCTGGTCACCATCGATTCGTGCAGGGCCGGCAAGGACGTGTACTGCGAGAAGCCGCTCACGCTCGTGGTGGCCGAGGGGCGCGCGATGGTGAAGGCCGCGCGCGACAACAAGCGGATCGTGCAGACCGGGAGCCAACAGCGCTCCTCGAAGGAGTTCCGGCAGGCGTGCGAGCTGGTGCGGAACAATGCGCTTGGCAAAGTGAAAGAGGTGAAGGTCGGGCTCCCGGGGCCGAACTGGGTGGACCGCGCGAAAAAGCCGGTGCCCGACGGCACCCCGCCCGCGGCACTCGACTACGACCGCTGGCTCGGCCCGGCGCCCGAGCGCCCGTTCAACGCGAACCGCGTTCACTACCTGTTCCGGTTCTTCTGGGACTATTCGGGCGGCCAACAAACGAACTTCGGCGCGCACGACCTCGACATCACGCAGTGGGCGCTCGGGATGGACGAGAGCGGCCCGACCACGATCGAGGGCACGGCGACCTTCAACGCGGACAAGTGGTTCGAGACCCCGGAAACGGCCAAGCAAACGTTCACCTACGCGACCGGCGTCTCGGTTCATTGCACACTCGGTAAGGGGGGCAACCCCGGCGGCGTGACGTTCGAGTGCGAGAAGGGCACGATCGCCGTGAAGCGCGGGGCGCTCACGGTGACGATGAACGGCCAGAAGGTCGAAAAGCCCTACGAACTGCCGACCGGCGACACGAAACTGTACGTGAGCACGAACCACCACCAGAACTGGCTCGATTGCATCAAGAGCCGCAAGTTGCCGATCTGCGACGTGGAGACCGGCCACCGCAGCGCGACCGTGTGCCACCTGGGGAACATCGCGATCCGCACCGGGCGCAAGATCACCTGGGACGCGAAGGCGGAAACGATCGTCGGCGACAAGGACGCGGCGGCGATGCTCACGAAAGAGTACCGCAAGCCGTGGGCACTGAGCTGAGGGGGAGTTGTGTAGGGTGGGTCCAGGCTTCGCGCAGGCCCACCTCTGCGTTGACGCTTTTGTAGGGTGGGTCCAGGCTTTGCGCAGGCCCACCATCTCCCCGGATATCGCGAGCACGAAGGGAAACAATGCGATTGGCACCGGATGCCCGACGCCGCACGGCTTACCGGGCGGCCGAAGCACGACTGGTGGGCCTGCGCAAAGCCTGGACCCACCCTACAAGAACTACGCGACCCAACTCCTGACCCTGAACCGGTGGCGCAGTGAACGTGGCAACCGAGCGACCCGTGAAGTTGCGGATCGGCTTTGTGGCGATGCCGTTGGGCGTGTTCACCCTCTGCCTGTTCTTCTCCCGTTGGCCGAGTCGGTGGCTACCGGAATTTTCAGACCTCGTGGCGTTGGGCTTAGCCATCGCTTCTGGCATTTGGTACCTCCCTCCGATCGGCGGGCCTATCGCCGGTCGGGTGATGGTGGTGACGGGGTACGTTGTCGGGATGACGTTGTTGCTGCTTTGGTACGCCCTCTTCTTCGTGTGTGCGGTGTTCTGTGAATGCCTTTAAACTGCATTGGCCTCGAGCGAACCTGTTTGGGTAATTACCCAATTCACCTCTACTCGGCACTTCTCCGGCGAGGGTGTGGGATGGCGGTTCGGAAAAAATGGTCTCGCCGCATCGTGGTCGACGGCGTTCTGTACCTGTGGCGTTTTCCACGGCGAATGACTCACAGCCAAGAAGACGGGTGGCCGGGCGTGATGGTTACGGTCCAGCGAGCGGATTGTTTGACGTCTTCGCTGCTGCTCGCCTTCCCACAGAGGTTCCATCTCAACGGGCCAGTCGTTCAAACCCCACCGCGGCCCGTGATGCCGTCCGATGTAGCAGCGGGTATCCGTGCGGCACTCGCTGCGGGCTGGGGCGCAGACCAATCGGGAAAACAGTTCGTGTGGCGGGTGGTCGAGCAACTGGAATAGCCCGTCTCGACCCTGCAACTCGGGTCATTAATTGTTCCGGTAAGCAATCAATTCACCCTGCCACTTCTTTGCGGACTCGCAACATGAACTTGGAAGAGAAAAAGCGGAAGCGAGTTGAACGGTTGCAAACACTACTCGATGGCTGGCATGGGGCCAGAGGCCAGTTCTGGGAGTACCGAGTCTCTCTGCTTCCTCGACCTCCGCATTTACTCACCTGATCGGCCAAAGAAGAACCTTCACGTTTATTGCTCGCCCTGTCGCTTTCTGAGCGGCCCCGTCCATTGGGAAGATTACTCGCTCTCTTTGTCATGCAATCTGGACGTGGAGTTCCGAGATATCGCCTTCGTGCTTCAGGACGAACGAGTCGGGTTTAAGGTTGAGTGCTTGGGGATAGAGATTGTGGAGAACGTCGAGCCACTCTACGGCTGAGGAACCCCGTCTGCTGCCCGTTCCGGTTCTTCTGAAACCATCCTCGCGGCCCCCAAACCGCAACCCCGGACCGCAACGAATTTCGCGTGCGCGTAGCGAACCCGGCGCCGCTCCGGTATGGTCTACGGCGTCCCGAAGTTCGCTACCGCGAGGCCATTGTGAAGCTGCTCTCCCTCCTCGTACCGGCCGCGCTTGCGAGCGCGTTGCTCGCACTTCCACGTCCCGCTCGTGCTGCCGAACCCGAGTACGATCTCGTGATCCGAAACGGGCGCATCGTCGATGGCACCGGGAACCCGTGGTTCCACGGCGATGTCGCCATTACCGGAGACAAGATCGTTGCCGTGGGCGCCGTGCCAGATGGCAAGATCAAGCGCACGATTGACGCGAAGGGGCTGATCGTCGCGCCGGGCTTCATCGATATCCACTCGCACTCGGACGATCTGCTCCTCGAAGACGGCCACGCGGAGAGCAAGATCCGCCAGGGCGTGACCACGGAAGTACTGGGCGAGGGCCGATCGGCGGCGCCGGCGAAGGGGCAATTGACCGCGCGCAAACTCACCGCGCGCGGAAAAGAGTTCACCTGGACCACGCTCGGCGGCTACCTCGACACCGTCGATCGGGCCGGGGTGAGCGTGAACGTCGCGAGCTACGTGGGCATGGACAACGTCTGGGAGTGCGTCATGGGGAAGTCCCACGCGCGCCCCACCCCGAAGCAACTCGACGCGATGAAGGAACTGCTCGACGAAGCGATGAAGGAGGGGGCGTTCGGCATGTCCACGCTCCTCATGATGCCCCCGGGGTCACTCGCGACGACGGACGATCTGGTGGAGCTGTGCAAAGTCGTGAAGAAGCACGGCGGGGTCTTCTCCTCGCACATTCGGAGCGAGGGCCTGGACGTGTTCGCGTCCGTGAAGCAGGTGATCGAGGTCGGCGAGCGGGCCGGCGTACCGGTGGACATCATTCACATCAAAATCGCGGACGAAAAGTTGTGGGGCAAGATGAAGGACGTGATCGAGCTGATCGACGCGGCCCGCACGCGCGGTGTGAACGTGCAGGCCAACGTGTACCCGTACACGCGCGGGAACAACAATCTGTCGAGCATCATCCCGCCGTGGGCGCACGAGGGCGGGCTCGCGAAAATGATGGAGCGCCTGAAAGACCCGAAGGACCGCGCGCGGCTCAAAAAGGACATCCAAGACGGCGTGCCCGGCTGGTACAACCACTACACCGCGGTGGGCGGCGACTGGGCGCGCATGCTGGTCAGCGGGCGCGGCACCTACGAGGGCCTGACGATGGACCGCGTCATCGCGGCGAAGTCGAAGGGCCAAGCCCCGGCGCCCGACCCGCTCGACGTGTTCTTCGACGTGCTGATCGAACAGGGCGGTTCGGTGCCCACGGTGTTCGCGCACCACGACGAGAAGGACATGAACCTCGCGATGCAGCAGCCGTGGTGCTCGATCGGCTCGGACGGGGCCGCCTACGCGACCGAAGGTGCCCTCAAACGCGGCAACCCGCACCCGCGGAACTTCGGCACGTTCCCGCGCGTGCTCGGCGTGTACGTGCGCGACCGCGGCGTGCTGAAGCTCGAAGACGCGGTCCGCAAAATGACCTCGCTCAACGCCGCGAAAATCGGCCTCGCGAACCGAGGAACGCTCCGCGCCGGGGCGCTCGCGGACGTCACGGTCTTCGACCCGGACAAGGTGATCGACAAATCGACCTACACCGCGCCGTTCGCTTACAACGACGGTATTGAGTTCGTCATCGTGAACGGGCAACTGGTGCTGGATCGCGGCAAACACACCGACGCGATGCCCGGCCGCGCCTTGCGCAAGGGGAACGCGAAATAAAGACAGAAGCGCCAAATCCGAAGATCGGGCCGGAATAGTAGACGGGCGAATCGAGTAGGTTGCTGCCAACCGAGTGCAAACGCTGGCGCGCCCACGTTTGCACTCGGTTGTGCGAGGGCGGGCCAGTCTCGTTTCGGCGGGTTGGACGAGCCGCGACCGCAAGGGAGCGGGAGCGGCTCCCCGGGTTACCTAGCGGTCGCGGCCCGCTACAAGGTCTCCCGCTCCCTGGCGGTCGCGGCTCGTTACAAGGTCTCTCCTCGTTACAAGGTCTCTCCTCGTTACAAGGTCTCTCCTCGTTACAAGGTCTCTCCCGCTCCCTGGCGGTCGCGGCTCGTCCAACCCGCTACGACGATCCCGAACGAGGCTAAACACCCGATACAACCACAGCGGCACCGGGGAGAGCAAAATGCCTCCCCGGTGCCACTGCGTGTCTGCAGTCAGTTACGCTTCAACGCGCCTACTTCAGCACTTCCAGTTTGATGTCCTTGAAGCGCACTTCCAGCGGGCCGCCGCTGTGCAACTGCAGCCCGATCACGCCGCGCCGGGCGAGCTTGTCGTCCTCGTAGTCGGTGCAGAGGGTACCGTTGATCCAGATCTTCACGTGCCCGCCCACGGCCTCCACCACGTAATCGTTCCACTCGTCGGGCTTCACGAGTTTTTCGCCGCCCTCCTTCGCGAGCAGCCCGCGCCCGCTCTCCTCGTAGAGCTTGCCCCACCACCCGGCGCCGATGTCGGCCTGCGGCCCGCGCATCTCGCCGTCCGGGAGCGGCACGCTGCGGAACTGAATCCCGCTGTTCTCCTTGTTCGGCGCGAGTTTTACTTTGAGCGAGAGCTTGAAGTTCTCGACTGCGGCGTGCGATTTCAGGAACGTGTTCTTCTTCAACCCGGTGGTAGACTTGCCCACGATCTCGCCGTTGTCCACCGCCCACAACCCGTCGTCGCCGTCCCAGCCGGTCAGGTCCTTGCCGTTGAAGAAGTCCTTCGCGTTGTCGGTGGTGGCCAGGAGCGGCACCTGCCCGTTGGTCTGCAGGTAGGCGATGAGCGACCGGAACTCGTACTCGCTCGTCTGCTTCAGAATGTCCTCGGGCATCATCGAGAGTTCCGACGCCTTGCGACTCGCGACGTCCTTCGAGGAGATGGTCAGCGTCTCGCGCTCGGTCAGCACGGTCAGCACGCCGTTCACCTCGCTCTTCACGATCCCGGTCACCACGCGGTCGTCGGTCAGCACGATGCGCGTGGCCGCGTACTCTTTCGGAATGACCGCGCTGGGGTCGAGGATGTTTTCGAGCAGGTAATCAATGTTCGAGCGGTTCGCCCCGGTAATTTCCGGACCGACCTTCCCGCCGATCGCGTACAGCGTGTGGCACTGCACGCACGTCTTCGCGAACACGGTGCGGCCCAGGTTCACGTCCGGCGCGGGCATCCCGGCGCGCGTGAGCTTCGCCTTCCACTCCCCGATGAGCTTCTTGCGCTCCGCCGGGGACTCGCGCACGACGCCCCACAACTCCGCGATCTGCTTGTCGATGGCCGCGTCCTGGTACCCGCGTAGCTGGCGGACGGTTTCCGCGGGCACGTCGGTGGCCGGGATCTTCTTTTCGGCGATCGCGTTCATGAGTTCCTTCGCGAAACCGGCGCGCGCGGCGAGCGTCGTCACCGCGTCGCGCTTCTCCGCGAGTGTGAAGCTCGCGTACTGCGCCAGGATCGCGCCGGGGGTTTTCGCGTCATCGAACGCGGCCAATCCTCGTAGGGCGGCCGTTCGCAAGTTCCTGTCCGCGAGCGCGGATTGCAGCAGCGGCGCGGTCTCGGCGTCTTTCGCATCGACCAGAACCGCCAGGGCCGCGAGCCGGGCCGCGGCATCGGCCTTCGCGTCGCTCAGCACTTTTCGCAGCGTGACGAGAGCGCCCTTGTCACCGAACACCGCGGCGAGGCCCAGCGATTGCTGCCGCACGGCGCCGTCCGGCGACTTCATCAGCGCCTCGAACGCTGCAGCCCAGCCCTTCGGCATCGGGAGTGAACGCTTCCCCTTCGCGGCCTCTTGCAGCCCGTGAAGGTACGCGACGCGCTGGTCCTCGGTCTTCGCTTCCGCGAGCGACTTCGTGAGCAGGTCGAGCGCTTCCGGCGAACCAATCGCCCCGATGCGCCGAGTCGCGCACTGGAGCACAAACGGGATTTGCCCATCCGCTGCGATCGTCAGTGCCTTCACGGAGTCCGCGGCACACAGAGGCTCAAGCGCGTACCAGTAGAGGTACGGCAGGTTGTGGTCGGTCGCGTCTTCGGTGTGTGAAACCAGTTTGGCGAGAAGCTCCCACCGCTCGTTGATCGCCAACTTGGGTACTGCCGACGCAACGGCGCGCCGGACGACGGGTGCCGAAACCTGGTCGTTCAAGTAGCCCTTACAGGTGGCCACTATCTGCGGCGAATTAGCTTCGGTCAGCAGTTGCACGATCCACGCCCGCATCTGCTCGCCGCTTTTGCTCAGAACCGCAACGGCGGACTCGTTGCCGACCCCACCAGAAACGTGGAGCGCCCACAGCGCCCGTAGCCGAATCGCCTCGTCGTTGTGTTCGCTCGCCACCCGCGCGAGCTTGGCGCGCGTGCCCGCGGCGAGCGTTCCGGCTACAGCGCGCTCTTGGAGCAGCCGTCGTGCGGTTCGCGCGTACCAATCGTTCTCGTGGAGCTGGTACTTCACCAGTTCGTCATCGGTCGCCTTCGAGAGATCGAGGTTCTTGACCGGCTTCGCGTCTTTGTGCGAGATCTTGTAAATGCGGCCGTTGGTGCGGTCCCACTTTTCCGGTTGGTTCAGGTGGCAGATTTGCTGGTCGTACCAGTCGATGAGATAGGCGTTGCCGTCCGGCCCGGACTTCAGCGCGAGCGGGATGGCCCACTTGTCGTTGGTCAGCAGGAAGTCCGGGTTGCGCTCCGCCACGTACCCGCTGCCCTTCGGGGTCACCACGTCCACGTTAATGCGGTGGCCGTGCAGGTTCCCCATAAACAGTTTGCCGTGGTACTCCTTCGGCCACACGCCGCCCTGGTAACACATCAGCCCCGCGTGCGCGTGCCCGCCACCGGCGCTGTCGCTGCGCCCGTTCCCGCCGTGCGGGTTCGCCCCGGCGTAGTGCCGGTGGACCGCGATCGTCTTGATGTCGTCGTAGGTGTAGGGGTTGAAGTCCACGTCCGCTTGCCGTTGGTAGCGCCCGCCCTGGATGATGTGCCACATGTGAGGGATGACGCAGGCCTCGATGAAGAAGTCCCCGTTCGCGTTGTAATCCAGCCCCCACGGGTTCGATGTGCCGCGCGCGAGCACCTCGAACACGTGCTTCGTGGGGTGGTACCGCCAGATGCCCGCGTTGATGGGAACCCGCTTGTCGTCGGGCGTACCCGGCTTGCCGACGCGACTGTGCGTGAACACGCCGTGGCACCCGTACAGCCAGCCGTCCGGCCCCCAGACGAAACTGTTCAGCGTCTCGTGGGTGTCCTGGTACCCCCAGCCGTCGAGCAGGATCTGCGGTTCGCCCGCGGGCTTGTCGGTCTTCTCGTCGTGCGGGACGAACAGGAAGTACGGCGCGGCCCCGATCCACACGCCGCCGAACCCGACCTCGATGCCCGAAACGAGGTTCAGCCCCTCCATGAACACCGTGCGCTTGTCGAACTTCCCGTCGCCGTCCGTGTCCTCGAAGATCAGGATCTTGTCGCCCAGCGCCTTGTCCTTCTCGGGCAGAATCGGCCCCTTCGCCGGGTTGCGCCGCGGGTACACATACGCTTCGACCACCCACAACCGCCCGCGGTGGTCGATGCAGAACGCGATCGGCTGGTGAACGTCCGGTTCGCCCGCGAACAGCGCGACCGAGAACCCGTCCGGCACGGTCATGGCTTTGGCCGCGTCGAGCGGCTTCAGCCCCGCGTGCTTGTAA
The Gemmata palustris DNA segment above includes these coding regions:
- a CDS encoding DUF6655 family protein; the protein is MTRPHLTVRRASWLLLVALLAGCGTTKMTDSPRAATEMLLVSQAVDLAVAKIDFTPLSGQPVFLDTSPLEKDVVDKGYVISLVRQQLLAHGALVQEERTRAVFVVELHAGAVGTDRHSVMVGTPAVSLPSVVPGLPTSIPEIALAKKNDQRGVAKIGVFAYNRITGRAVWQSGTVEATSQVKDTWFFGAGPFTRGTIRQRTELAGEPLPTFPTELFGGKSEKDAPPASGGTAKEQFFPNNAVPAPQLPAPAALMGVTGGAILTNTPLLR
- a CDS encoding Gfo/Idh/MocA family protein; amino-acid sequence: MSHTNRRSFLRASAAGGTFLALPALTYRAALLADDKPSETVRVACVGVGNQGTGNMKAIRKNVVAVCDVDKGHLASAAKELEKTNTKVATFDDYRKILESKDVDAVLCTTPDHWHALVTIDSCRAGKDVYCEKPLTLVVAEGRAMVKAARDNKRIVQTGSQQRSSKEFRQACELVRNNALGKVKEVKVGLPGPNWVDRAKKPVPDGTPPAALDYDRWLGPAPERPFNANRVHYLFRFFWDYSGGQQTNFGAHDLDITQWALGMDESGPTTIEGTATFNADKWFETPETAKQTFTYATGVSVHCTLGKGGNPGGVTFECEKGTIAVKRGALTVTMNGQKVEKPYELPTGDTKLYVSTNHHQNWLDCIKSRKLPICDVETGHRSATVCHLGNIAIRTGRKITWDAKAETIVGDKDAAAMLTKEYRKPWALS
- a CDS encoding N-acyl-D-amino-acid deacylase family protein; amino-acid sequence: MKLLSLLVPAALASALLALPRPARAAEPEYDLVIRNGRIVDGTGNPWFHGDVAITGDKIVAVGAVPDGKIKRTIDAKGLIVAPGFIDIHSHSDDLLLEDGHAESKIRQGVTTEVLGEGRSAAPAKGQLTARKLTARGKEFTWTTLGGYLDTVDRAGVSVNVASYVGMDNVWECVMGKSHARPTPKQLDAMKELLDEAMKEGAFGMSTLLMMPPGSLATTDDLVELCKVVKKHGGVFSSHIRSEGLDVFASVKQVIEVGERAGVPVDIIHIKIADEKLWGKMKDVIELIDAARTRGVNVQANVYPYTRGNNNLSSIIPPWAHEGGLAKMMERLKDPKDRARLKKDIQDGVPGWYNHYTAVGGDWARMLVSGRGTYEGLTMDRVIAAKSKGQAPAPDPLDVFFDVLIEQGGSVPTVFAHHDEKDMNLAMQQPWCSIGSDGAAYATEGALKRGNPHPRNFGTFPRVLGVYVRDRGVLKLEDAVRKMTSLNAAKIGLANRGTLRAGALADVTVFDPDKVIDKSTYTAPFAYNDGIEFVIVNGQLVLDRGKHTDAMPGRALRKGNAK
- a CDS encoding PVC-type heme-binding CxxCH protein, with the translated sequence MNSLLLSLALLAPAQPAKADPNDVGVLPVGADGKALNLDFETGDLKDWTAEGEAFKGQPIKGDTVAARRGDNRSRHQGNYWIGGYEKLGDKPTGTLTSAPFKVTHPWASFLVGGGAHTLQTCVEIVSGKDVIFRATGTEEEDMRRVAVDLTKFKDKEIFVRVVDKNAGGWGHINFDDFRFHEKKPSFPERPKAELPGVADAYKHAGLKPLDAAKAMTVPDGFSVALFAGEPDVHQPIAFCIDHRGRLWVVEAYVYPRRNPAKGPILPEKDKALGDKILIFEDTDGDGKFDKRTVFMEGLNLVSGIEVGFGGVWIGAAPYFLFVPHDEKTDKPAGEPQILLDGWGYQDTHETLNSFVWGPDGWLYGCHGVFTHSRVGKPGTPDDKRVPINAGIWRYHPTKHVFEVLARGTSNPWGLDYNANGDFFIEACVIPHMWHIIQGGRYQRQADVDFNPYTYDDIKTIAVHRHYAGANPHGGNGRSDSAGGGHAHAGLMCYQGGVWPKEYHGKLFMGNLHGHRINVDVVTPKGSGYVAERNPDFLLTNDKWAIPLALKSGPDGNAYLIDWYDQQICHLNQPEKWDRTNGRIYKISHKDAKPVKNLDLSKATDDELVKYQLHENDWYARTARRLLQERAVAGTLAAGTRAKLARVASEHNDEAIRLRALWALHVSGGVGNESAVAVLSKSGEQMRAWIVQLLTEANSPQIVATCKGYLNDQVSAPVVRRAVASAVPKLAINERWELLAKLVSHTEDATDHNLPYLYWYALEPLCAADSVKALTIAADGQIPFVLQCATRRIGAIGSPEALDLLTKSLAEAKTEDQRVAYLHGLQEAAKGKRSLPMPKGWAAAFEALMKSPDGAVRQQSLGLAAVFGDKGALVTLRKVLSDAKADAAARLAALAVLVDAKDAETAPLLQSALADRNLRTAALRGLAAFDDAKTPGAILAQYASFTLAEKRDAVTTLAARAGFAKELMNAIAEKKIPATDVPAETVRQLRGYQDAAIDKQIAELWGVVRESPAERKKLIGEWKAKLTRAGMPAPDVNLGRTVFAKTCVQCHTLYAIGGKVGPEITGANRSNIDYLLENILDPSAVIPKEYAATRIVLTDDRVVTGIVKSEVNGVLTVLTERETLTISSKDVASRKASELSMMPEDILKQTSEYEFRSLIAYLQTNGQVPLLATTDNAKDFFNGKDLTGWDGDDGLWAVDNGEIVGKSTTGLKKNTFLKSHAAVENFKLSLKVKLAPNKENSGIQFRSVPLPDGEMRGPQADIGAGWWGKLYEESGRGLLAKEGGEKLVKPDEWNDYVVEAVGGHVKIWINGTLCTDYEDDKLARRGVIGLQLHSGGPLEVRFKDIKLEVLK